atacatcgAGTAAGTGTTGTTTATGAAGATATATAGActatagaaataaagaagtttcttcaattataatatatgattttCTCACTTTGTACTTCATTTATATATCTCATTCTTTTATATATgctttattatatacataattattttatggaaatttttaatattatatatttatatcactttagcaataatttaaatgaatttgtttATTGCAGATTATTGCATTAATTGAGGCAAGATGAAGTTTGCAGAACATCTGTCTGCTCACATTACGCCTGAATGGCGTAAGCAGTACATAAGCTAtgaggtaaaataaaatagtgttggaaattaaaatatttatattttaattatctttgttaaaaatttgtttcaatgcCAATGgagatatacagggtgtctcagAATaagtaggaaatattttaggAGTAGCTTCTgcatatataaacaataaaaagacttcatataaatatatcctACTTGACTTTGTTTTCGAGTTATAGtggatttaatttttatttttttattttatacactaCTTTATATACTACTTTTCATAAAAGGTATTCGAGATGGTATCTTTGCATTCCAATGCAAGCTTGCAAGTATCTTACCAATGACTGTcttactatttttaaatatccagATGTAGTCggaaagaaatatgaattgcAAAACaaaatctgttataatttgaaaagaaagtCAAATAGGACATATCCTCGTATgaagtttttatattttaggtATGTAGAAATCACTcctaaaatatttcctacttATTCCGGGATACTCTGTGCAATAAAAGATCAGTACACTACTAATTAAAATGACCTCTTTGGGTTAATAGGAAATGAAGGCAATGCTCTATACTGCCGTAGAAGAAGCACCGTCAGCTGAAAGTGTTGAACCAGAAGTGATATCTCGACACTTTGCTTCTTTTGATGaagtattttttacattttgtgaCCGtgaattgaagaaaattaatactttttattctgGTAAGGATGTTCTATATGATTATGAacatataaattcaaataaatggaaatttacaaTCATATCTGTTAagaataaaacatttgaaTAAACATTGATCTtctttatatatgtatagaaaagTTAGCAGAAGCCACACGTAAATATGCAGCTCTTCAAAGCGAATTGAAGACAGCATTAGAATTACAACATGGTGGAGGGAAAAATAAGGGGAAAGTGAATATTAAACCTCATTTACCAACAAGGAAGCTGAGAGAATTGAAACTTgcattttcagaattttatttgtctcTTATACTTCTTCAGAACTATCAAAATCTTAATTACACTggttttcgaaaaattcttaaaaaacaCGACAAGGTACATAGAAAAAGAGATTCTGTTTCTTATTGTTGCATTAATTCATACTTATTTTTGTTGTATTTCTCTAGGTTTACAGGTTCATTTAgacaattatgaaaaaataaggaaagaacTAATACTTATTTTAAAGTCCCTTATCCTATTAAACACAAGTAAAAACTCAGCACACCTCATACATCATAGCAATTTGTGTCTTATATGTACATGGtgtaatattatctttatttctattttcagttATTGTCTGTAGATAGTGGATCAAAATGGAGGATGGAATGTGTAGAAACCGCACATTTTTATACATCAAAAGATATAGACAATCTCATACAAGATACAGAAACTACAGTAACAAACGATTTAGAAGGTGGAGACAGACAACGCGCAATGAAACGTTTACGTGTACCACCTTTAGGTGAGCATCAAAGTCCATGGACCACTTTTAAAGTTGGATTATTTTCTGGTAGTTTCATTGTTCTCTTTGTGGCAGTTGTACTTTCAGGTAATAACAAGAAGTATGTAATAactaaagtaaatataattatatactctattttcttttcttttatttctagcAATATTTCACGATGGCGGtgaaaacttaaaaattgcatttagATTATATCGTGGACCTCTgcttattatacaatttttgtttcttattggCGTGAATGTTTATGGATGGCGATCGTCCGGTGTAAATCACGTGTTGATATTTGAATTGGATCCGCGAAACCATTTATCTGAACAACATCTTATGGAATTAGCGGCTGTTCTTGGAGTTATATGGACTCTCAGTTTATTAAGTTTTTTATACAGTGTCAGCTTAAGCATTCCCCCATATGTGAATCCATTAGTTTTAGTCTGTATTATGTTAGCATTCC
The DNA window shown above is from Bombus pyrosoma isolate SC7728 linkage group LG7, ASM1482585v1, whole genome shotgun sequence and carries:
- the LOC122568876 gene encoding xenotropic and polytropic retrovirus receptor 1 homolog codes for the protein MKFAEHLSAHITPEWRKQYISYEEMKAMLYTAVEEAPSAESVEPEVISRHFASFDEVFFTFCDRELKKINTFYSEKLAEATRKYAALQSELKTALELQHGGGKNKGKVNIKPHLPTRKLRELKLAFSEFYLSLILLQNYQNLNYTGFRKILKKHDKLLSVDSGSKWRMECVETAHFYTSKDIDNLIQDTETTVTNDLEGGDRQRAMKRLRVPPLGEHQSPWTTFKVGLFSGSFIVLFVAVVLSAIFHDGGENLKIAFRLYRGPLLIIQFLFLIGVNVYGWRSSGVNHVLIFELDPRNHLSEQHLMELAAVLGVIWTLSLLSFLYSVSLSIPPYVNPLVLVCIMLAFLLNPLKMFRHEARFWLLKIIGRVLISPFAYVNFADFWLADQLNSMATALLDFHFLTCFYITNGNWLEAGDTTQCMSGSLIVRPIVNCLPAWFRFAQCIRRYRDSKEAFPHLANAGKYSTTFLVVISNTMCAYNAAEYSNRWENPWLWLWIFSCIVNSIYSLTWDLKMDWGLLDSNAGENKFLREEVVYSAAGFYYFAIIEDFILRFAWIASFALIECGYVSSDLMTSIVAPLEVFRRFVWNFFRLENEHLNNCGKFRAVRDISIAPIESSDQTQILRMMDEENGVLNRGKRKVGGKRQATSKEDKRALLKEETVDIDISNAS